From Carya illinoinensis cultivar Pawnee chromosome 5, C.illinoinensisPawnee_v1, whole genome shotgun sequence, one genomic window encodes:
- the LOC122309309 gene encoding mRNA turnover protein 4 homolog — MPKSKRNRPVTLSKTKKKGREHKEAIVNAIRESAEKYNSVYAFSFENMRNLKFKEFREQLKSTSRFFLGSNKVMQVSLGRSAADEIIPCIHKVSKLLRGNSGLCFTDLPKEEIERLFNEYEEYDFARTGSMASEKVELKEGSLEHFTHEMEPFLRKQGMPVRLNKGVVELVSDFVVCEEGKPLSPESARTLRLLGIKMATFRLHLICRWSPEEFELYIERPDDDSGGDSA, encoded by the exons ATGCCGAAGTCCAAGCGCAATAGGCCTG TTACGCTGtcgaagacgaagaagaagggAAGGGAGCATAAAGAAGCGATAGTGAATGCGATAAGGGAGTCCGCCGAGAAGTACAATTCGGTATACGCGTTCTCTTTCGAGAACATGAGGAACCTCAAGTTCAAGGAGTTCAGGGAACAGCTCAAGTCTACCAGCAG ATTTTTCCTTGGATCAAACAAAGTCATGCAAGTTTCTCTAGGTAGGTCTGCTGCAGATGAAATTATACCTTGCATTCACAAAGTCTCAAAG CTTCTACGTGGAAATAGTGGGCTCTGTTTTACCGACTTGCCAAAGGAAGAGATTGAAAG GTTATTTAATGAGTACGAGGAATACGACTTTGCAAGGACAGGAAGCATGGCATCAGAAAAG GTGGAGCTTAAGGAAGGTTCTCTCGAGCACTTTACACATGAGATGGAGCCATTCCTGCGCAAGCAAGGGATGCCTGTTCGATTGAACAAAG GTGTTGTGGAGCttgtttcagattttgttgtttgtgAGGAGGGAAAGCCTTTGTCACCCGAGTCAGCTCGCACACTG AGGTTGTTGGGGATCAAGATGGCTACCTTCCGACTTCACTTGATCTGCAGATGGAGTCCCGAGGAATTTGAACTTTATATTGAAAGACCAGATGATGATTCTGGTGGTGATTCAGCATAA
- the LOC122309308 gene encoding partner of Y14 and mago-like has translation MASSNGGGGREEEQLKRLAELSKNLKEGERILAPTRRPDGTLRKPIRIRAGYVPQEEVAIYQSKGTLWKKEMSSQVGPPGYDPELDTKPKSKSVKRNERKKEKRLQAALEKDKNLEQTVAGEIINEEPLPVKDLGTGLESVKQLTSQMNELAVSTNATIISPPLDSAEEANSVSPVQDIDKRIRALKKKIRLAEAQQQKSAQDMKPEQVEKWTKLEDWRKELKLLEDKRAEMAAS, from the exons ATGGCGAGCAGcaatggaggaggaggaagagaagaagagcaACTGAAACGATTGGCAGAGCTGAGCAAAAACCTCAAGGAAGGTGAGAGAATTCTCGCACCCACTAGGAGACCCGACGGTACCCTCCGGAAGCCAATCCGGATTAGGGCCGGCTATGTTCCTCAAGAGGAAGTCGCCATTTACCAATCTAAAGGCACCCTG TGGAAAAAGGAGATGTCTTCACAGGTGGGGCCTCCAGGTTATGATCCTGAATTGGATACAAAACCCAAGAGTAAGTCGGTaaagaggaatgaaagaaagaaggagaagcgGCTACAG GCTGCTCTTGAAAAGGATAAGAACTTGGAACAAACAGTAGCTGGGGAGATAATAAATGAAGAGCCACTACCTGTCAAAGATTTAGGTACTGGATTGGAATCTGTCAAGCAGTTAACATCTCAGATGAATGAGCTAGCCGTTTCCACAAATGCTACCATAATTTCCCCTCCCTTGGACTCCGCAGAGGAGGCCAATTCAGTAAGCCCAGTTCAGGATATTGATAAAAGGATTCGAGCACTTAAAAAGAAG ATTCGACTTGCAGAAGCTCAACAGCAGAAAAGTGCACAAGATATGAAGCCAGAACAGGTGGAAAAATGGACGAAGCTTGAAGATTGGCGAAAGGAGCTAAAACTTTTGGAGGATAAAAGGGCTGAAATGGCAGCATCGTGA
- the LOC122309307 gene encoding probable dolichyl pyrophosphate Man9GlcNAc2 alpha-1,3-glucosyltransferase isoform X1 — protein MEKRRGRKVMKDKEEVVDDDPWWWLVHKGIAASFLCIAMFALLVRVAVSLHPYSGAGNPPKYGDFEAQRHWMEITLNMPVEEWYLNSTTNDLSYWGLDYPPLTAYQSYVHGLFIRFFHPESVSLFTSRGHESYIGKILMRWTVLSSDALVFFPAVFYFVFVYYSGRPHGQKTDIAWHIAIMLLSPCLILIDHGHFQYNCISLGLTVGAVAAVHSNKELVACFLFSLALNHKQMTAYFAPAFFSHLFGKCLRHRNPLLEVFKLGLVVLGTFALVWWPYIHSMESFLRVLRRLAPFERGIYEDYVANFWCTTSVFIKWKRMFTTQSLKLLSLGATVSTCLPSMLQQIWAPSNQGFLYGLLNSAFSFYMFSFQVHEKSILLPLLPASLLALEEPFLLKWITLHALFSMFPLLCRDGLILPYIALSVLFTLVYHAPTGRQDRKEAPSFNSFVTTIIVLCSVVLHIVYLTMHPPRRYPFLFEAVIMLLCFSQFMVLCFYTNAKQWMLKRSVFVDKEKKLL, from the exons ATGGAGAAGAGGAGGGGAAGGAAGGTGATGAAAGACAAGGAGGAGGTTGTTGATGATGATCCTTGGTGGTGGTTGGTTCACAAGGGAATTGCGGCCTCCTTCCTGTGCATTGCTATGTTTGCACTTTTAGTGAGAGTGGCTGTATCACTCCATCCTTATTCTGGCGCAGGAAACCCTCCCAAGTACGGGGACTTTGAGGCACAGAGGCATTGGATGGAGATCACACTTAATATGCCTGTCGAAGAATGGTACCTTAACAGCACAACCAATGATCTCAGCTACTGGGGACTTGACTACCCTCCGCTTACCGCCTACCAGAGTTATGTCCATGGTCTATTTATCAGATTCTTTCATCCTGAATCGGTTTCTCTCTTCACTTCTCGAGGCCATGAATCTTATATCGG AAAAATTCTCATGAGATGGACAGTTCTATCCTCTGATGCACTGGTGTTCTTTCCTGCAgtcttctattttgtttttgtatacTATAGTGGTCGCCCACATGGCCAGAAAACTGACATAGCATGGCACATTGCAATTATGTTACTGAGCCCATGTCTGATCTTAATAGATCATGGTCATTTTCAG TACAATTGTATTAGCTTGGGCCTTACTGTTGGAGCTGTTGCTGCTGTTCACTCTAACAAAGAGCTAGTAGCTTGTTTCTTGTTCAGTCTTGCTCTCAACCATAAACAG ATGACTGCATATTTTGCACCTGCATTTTTCAGCCATCTCTTTGGCAAATGTCTTAGGCACCGGAATCCACTTCTCGAAGTATTTAAACTGGGCCTTGTGGTCTTAGGAACATTTGCACTTGTTTGGTGGCCATATATTCATTCTATGGAATCCTTTTTGAGG GTTCTCCGTCGGCTTGCTCCTTTTGAGAGGGGCATATACGAGGATTATGTGGCTAACTTTTGGTGCACCACTTCAGTTTTTATAAAGTGGAAGAGAATGTTCACAACACAATCGCTGAAGCTTCTCAGCCTTGGTGCTACTGTTTCTACTTGTTTGCCTTCAATGCTTCAGCAGATATGGGCTCCAAGCAACCAGGGTTTCCTTTATGGACTGCTGAACAGTGCATTCTCATTCTATATGTTCTCATTCCAAG TGCATGAGAAGTCAATTTTGCTGCCTCTTCTGCCTGCAAGCCTTTTGGCACTGGAAGAGCCTTTTCTTCTTAAATGGATTACACTCCACGCCTTGTTCTCTATGTTCCCTCTTCTATGTCGTGACGGACTGATTCTGCCATACATCGCACTATCTGTTCTCTTCACCCTTGTTTACCACGCGCCAACTGGGAGACAAGACAGGAAGGAGGCACCTTCCTTCAATTCGTTTGTGACAACTATAATTGTGCTGTGCTCAGTTGTTCTTCATATTGTTTACTTAACCATGCACCCTCCACGTAGATATCCTTTCCTTTTTGAAGCTGTGATTATGCTTCTTTGCTTTTCACAGTTCATGGTGCTTTGTTTTTACACTAACGCAAAGCAATGGATGTTGAAACGCTCCGTTTTTGTGGATAAAGAAAAGAAGCTTCTTTGA
- the LOC122309307 gene encoding probable dolichyl pyrophosphate Man9GlcNAc2 alpha-1,3-glucosyltransferase isoform X2, producing the protein MEKRRGRKVMKDKEEVVDDDPWWWLVHKGIAASFLCIAMFALLVRVAVSLHPYSGAGNPPKYGDFEAQRHWMEITLNMPVEEWYLNSTTNDLSYWGLDYPPLTAYQSYVHGLFIRFFHPESVSLFTSRGHESYIGKILMRWTVLSSDALVFFPAVFYFVFVYYSGRPHGQKTDIAWHIAIMLLSPCLILIDHGHFQYNCISLGLTVGAVAAVHSNKELVACFLFSLALNHKQVLRRLAPFERGIYEDYVANFWCTTSVFIKWKRMFTTQSLKLLSLGATVSTCLPSMLQQIWAPSNQGFLYGLLNSAFSFYMFSFQVHEKSILLPLLPASLLALEEPFLLKWITLHALFSMFPLLCRDGLILPYIALSVLFTLVYHAPTGRQDRKEAPSFNSFVTTIIVLCSVVLHIVYLTMHPPRRYPFLFEAVIMLLCFSQFMVLCFYTNAKQWMLKRSVFVDKEKKLL; encoded by the exons ATGGAGAAGAGGAGGGGAAGGAAGGTGATGAAAGACAAGGAGGAGGTTGTTGATGATGATCCTTGGTGGTGGTTGGTTCACAAGGGAATTGCGGCCTCCTTCCTGTGCATTGCTATGTTTGCACTTTTAGTGAGAGTGGCTGTATCACTCCATCCTTATTCTGGCGCAGGAAACCCTCCCAAGTACGGGGACTTTGAGGCACAGAGGCATTGGATGGAGATCACACTTAATATGCCTGTCGAAGAATGGTACCTTAACAGCACAACCAATGATCTCAGCTACTGGGGACTTGACTACCCTCCGCTTACCGCCTACCAGAGTTATGTCCATGGTCTATTTATCAGATTCTTTCATCCTGAATCGGTTTCTCTCTTCACTTCTCGAGGCCATGAATCTTATATCGG AAAAATTCTCATGAGATGGACAGTTCTATCCTCTGATGCACTGGTGTTCTTTCCTGCAgtcttctattttgtttttgtatacTATAGTGGTCGCCCACATGGCCAGAAAACTGACATAGCATGGCACATTGCAATTATGTTACTGAGCCCATGTCTGATCTTAATAGATCATGGTCATTTTCAG TACAATTGTATTAGCTTGGGCCTTACTGTTGGAGCTGTTGCTGCTGTTCACTCTAACAAAGAGCTAGTAGCTTGTTTCTTGTTCAGTCTTGCTCTCAACCATAAACAG GTTCTCCGTCGGCTTGCTCCTTTTGAGAGGGGCATATACGAGGATTATGTGGCTAACTTTTGGTGCACCACTTCAGTTTTTATAAAGTGGAAGAGAATGTTCACAACACAATCGCTGAAGCTTCTCAGCCTTGGTGCTACTGTTTCTACTTGTTTGCCTTCAATGCTTCAGCAGATATGGGCTCCAAGCAACCAGGGTTTCCTTTATGGACTGCTGAACAGTGCATTCTCATTCTATATGTTCTCATTCCAAG TGCATGAGAAGTCAATTTTGCTGCCTCTTCTGCCTGCAAGCCTTTTGGCACTGGAAGAGCCTTTTCTTCTTAAATGGATTACACTCCACGCCTTGTTCTCTATGTTCCCTCTTCTATGTCGTGACGGACTGATTCTGCCATACATCGCACTATCTGTTCTCTTCACCCTTGTTTACCACGCGCCAACTGGGAGACAAGACAGGAAGGAGGCACCTTCCTTCAATTCGTTTGTGACAACTATAATTGTGCTGTGCTCAGTTGTTCTTCATATTGTTTACTTAACCATGCACCCTCCACGTAGATATCCTTTCCTTTTTGAAGCTGTGATTATGCTTCTTTGCTTTTCACAGTTCATGGTGCTTTGTTTTTACACTAACGCAAAGCAATGGATGTTGAAACGCTCCGTTTTTGTGGATAAAGAAAAGAAGCTTCTTTGA
- the LOC122309305 gene encoding adenylosuccinate lyase-like: MEFGGTSSRVFHSDQFRCLSPSPRKFQTRTDLSGFYHRRPSNASFYLSATTAGRDCTCKATLGGRKVSVDKVKNMSGHEFELSSLTALSPLDGRYWGKVKDLAPYLSEYGLIYFRVLVEIKWLLKLSQIPEVAEVPSFSEEAQLHLQGLINGFSMNDALEIKTIEKVTNHDVKAVEYFLKQKCQTHPEIAKVLEFFHFACTSEDINNLARALMLKESMNCVIFPLMDELIREICNTAKDNAHISMLSRTHGQPASPTTLGKEMAVFSVRLSRERRDISQVEIMGKFAGAVGNYNAHLVAYPDVKWPQIAEEFVKSLGLSFNPYITQIETHDYMAKLFHAIIQFNNILIDFNRDVWGYISLGYFKQITKAGEIGSSTMPHKVNPIDFENSEGNLGVANGGLSHLSMKLPISRWQRDLTDSTVLRNMGVGLGHSILAYKSALQGLAKLQVNQARLSEDLNHSWEVLAEPIQTVMRRYGVPEPYEKLKELTRGRAVTQESITEFIEGLELPKEAKNNLLKLTPHTYVGAAVELARTVDVAVNMVNGTKVFETHS, from the exons ATGGAATTTGGAGGAACATCTTCTAGGGTTTTCCACAGTGATCAATTCCGTTGCCTCAGCCCCTCTCCAAGGAAATTTCAAACGCGGACGGACCTCTCGGGCTTTTATCATCGTCGACCTTCAAATGCCTCTTTTTACCTTTCTGCCACAACTGCTGGCAGAGATTGTACCTGCAAAGCCACTCTGGGAGGCAGAAAAGTCTCCGTCGATAAG GTGAAGAATATGTCTGGACATGAATTTGAGCTTTCAAGTTTAACGGCTTTGTCGCCGTTGGATGGTCGTTATTGGGGTAAAGTTAAGGACTTGGCTCCTTATTTGAGCGAATATGGTCTAATCTACTTTCGCGTTTTAGTTGAG ATCAAATGGTTGCTGAAGCTTTCACAAATTCCCGAAGTTGCAGAGGTTCCAAGCTTCAGTGAAGAAGCTCAGTTGCATTTGCAAGGACTGATTAATGGCTTTAGCATGAATGATGCCTTGGAAATTAAAACTATTGAAAAGGTGACAAATCATGATGTAAAAGCAGTGGAATACTTCTTGAAACAGAAATGCCAAACGCATCCAGAGATCGCTAAG GTGCTTGAGTTTTTTCATTTTGCTTGCACATCGGAAGATATCAACAATCTTGCCCGTGCATTGATGCTGAAAGAATCAATGAACTGTGTCATATTTCCTTTAATGGATGAATTGATTAGGGAGATATGTAACACAGCTAAGGATAATGCACACATTTCAATGCTCTCTCGCACTCATGGGCAG CCAGCTTCACCTACAACTTTGGGGAAGGAAATGGCAGTTTTTTCCGTCAGGTTAAGCAGAGAAAGGCGGGATATTTCTCAGGTTGAGATAATGGGGAAGTTTGCTGGTGCGGTTGGAAATTACAATGCACATCTTGTTGCATATCCGGATGTTAAGTGGCCTCAAATTGCTGAAGAGTTTGTAAAATCACTTGGACTGAGTTTCAATCCCTACATCACTCAG ATAGAAACTCATGACTATATGGCAAAACTTTTTCATGCAATTATCCAATTCAACAATATATTGATTGACTTTAATAGGGATGTATGGGGCTACATATCTTTGGGTTACTTTAAGCAG ATAACTAAGGCCGGGGAGATTGGATCTTCAACTATGCCTCACAAAGTGAATCctatagattttgaaaatagtgAAGGTAATCTTGGTGTGGCCAATGGAGGTTTATCTCATCTAAGCATGAAGTTACCTATTTCACGTTGGCAG CGTGACTTGACTGATTCTACTGTTCTGAGGAACATGGGTGTAGGACTAGGGCATTCAATTCTTGCCTACAAAAGCGCGCTACAGGGATTGGCAAAGCTTCAG GTCAATCAAGCTCGTTTGAGTGAGGACTTGAACCATTCATGGGAGGTGCTAGCTGAACCAATACAGACT GTTATGAGGAGATATGGTGTTCCGGAACCATATGAGAAGCTAAAGGAACTAACAAGAGGGAGAGCAGTTACTCAAGAAAGTATAACCGAGTTTATTGAAGGCTTAGAATTACCTAAAGAAGCAAAAAACAATCTGTTGAAGTTAACACCACATACGTATGTTGGAGCAGCTGTTGAATTGGCCAGGACTGTAGACGTGGCCGTGAATATGGTGAATGGTACGAAGGTCTTTGAAACACATAGTTGA